One Amycolatopsis sp. NBC_00355 genomic window carries:
- a CDS encoding acyl-CoA dehydrogenase family protein, whose amino-acid sequence MASDWGSTPAFEAALTEVARRAGEFTRLRHIPRDVVDKFKLAGFYRAATPRRFGGDALPPAEFLRMVERMSEVDGSAGWVAGFGSSGVYLAALPPETQARLYADSPDLVFAGALFPVQPAEEVPGGFRVRGRWRLASGSLAADYLGVGIGDGSSGRPRTAVLPASQVEVVDTWDAVGLRGTGSHDLRVDGVVVPAEWTFVRGGGATVDEPLYRYPVLAYAAQVLAVVNLGIARAALNHVTGFGAGRAGLTGGPKLADRAYARIALAKAEADLRSVRAFFYEATEEVYETALSGTPGPEQVSLLRLAAAHAARVGHDVVRAAFTLGGTAAIDTDHPLQRYLRDAAVVPQHAFLTEGVYEGAGAVFFGADPFPGYL is encoded by the coding sequence ATGGCGTCGGACTGGGGGAGCACGCCGGCCTTCGAGGCGGCGTTGACGGAAGTGGCCCGGCGCGCCGGGGAGTTCACGCGGTTGCGGCACATCCCGCGCGACGTCGTCGACAAGTTCAAGCTCGCCGGGTTCTACCGGGCGGCCACGCCGCGCCGCTTCGGCGGTGACGCCTTGCCGCCCGCGGAGTTCCTCCGCATGGTCGAGCGGATGTCCGAAGTGGACGGCTCGGCCGGCTGGGTCGCCGGTTTCGGCTCGTCGGGCGTCTACTTGGCCGCGTTGCCGCCGGAAACCCAGGCGCGGCTCTACGCCGACAGCCCGGACCTCGTGTTCGCCGGCGCGCTCTTCCCGGTGCAGCCCGCCGAAGAGGTCCCGGGCGGCTTCCGGGTCCGCGGCCGGTGGCGCCTGGCCAGCGGCAGCCTCGCGGCGGACTACCTGGGTGTCGGTATCGGGGACGGCTCGTCCGGGCGGCCGCGCACCGCCGTCCTGCCGGCGTCGCAGGTCGAGGTCGTCGACACGTGGGACGCCGTCGGGCTGCGGGGCACCGGCAGCCACGACCTGAGGGTGGACGGCGTCGTCGTCCCGGCCGAGTGGACGTTCGTCCGCGGTGGCGGCGCGACCGTCGACGAGCCCCTCTACCGCTACCCGGTGCTCGCCTACGCCGCCCAGGTGCTCGCGGTGGTGAACCTCGGCATCGCCCGCGCCGCGCTGAACCACGTGACCGGGTTCGGGGCGGGCCGCGCCGGGCTCACCGGCGGCCCGAAGCTCGCCGACCGCGCGTACGCCAGGATCGCGCTCGCGAAGGCCGAAGCGGACCTCCGCTCGGTGCGCGCGTTCTTCTACGAAGCCACCGAAGAGGTCTACGAGACGGCGTTGTCCGGCACACCCGGTCCGGAGCAGGTGAGCCTGCTCCGGCTCGCGGCGGCGCACGCGGCGCGGGTCGGCCACGACGTCGTCCGGGCCGCGTTCACCCTCGGCGGCACCGCCGCGATCGACACCGACCATCCGCTGCAGCGGTACCTGCGCGACGCCGCTGTCGTGCCGCAGCACGCGTTCCTCACCGAAGGCGTGTATGAGGGCGCGGGCGCGGTGTTCTTCGGCGCCGATCCGTTCCCCGGCTACCTCTGA